DNA from Leptospirales bacterium:
AAGACGATATCCAGGCCGGCGCCGTAGTTGAATACGACCAGCGGAAATCCCAGAAATGTTATGCCATAGACCTGACAGTAGTTCAGGGCGGTGTGGTACAGAACCACAAGCGGCGCCGGGGCCAGCAGCACGCGCCAGTCGCGGTAGATTGCCAGAAAGGCAATCGAGCCGAAGACATGAAAGTGCATTTCAATGCGGCCAAATTGCTGCAGAATAAAGGTGGCCGAATACACGGCCAGCATGTTGGCCATGATGAATCGGCTGAGCAATGTCCCTCGCGCAAAGAGATAGGCCAGCGTTCCGACCAGACAGGCAAGGGAAGCGCCAATGACGCCATACAGCCACGTTCCATAACCGTAAGGCGCGGCAAAGAGCGCAAAGGGGGCGTGCAGGAACAGCAGGGCCAGCATGAATCGATCGAACTTGACCATCTCCAGGCGCCAGAGGTCCTGGATCTGCGGTGAAATTGCTTTTTCGCGCAGGCCGTTGAAAAAGTCAGTCATTGTCGTGGTCCTTGATCCGTTGCAGGTCGTCGGGTAATTGTCGGCGCAGGGCGCCAGGATCCGGGTAGGCGCAGCGGATGTAGCCCTGATCGTCGATCAGCGTAATTGTAGAGGTATGCTCGAATTGGTAGCCGGGCTCGCGCAGCCGCAGCGGGTTTTTCTGGTGCCAGACATGATAGTCCATCGCCGCACGTTCTACGGCCGATCGTTCGCCGCGCAGAAAACGAAGATGGGGGTCCAGTCCGGTCTCCACGGACTGTAGCGCCGCCGGCGTGTCGCGTTCCGGATTGAGCGTAATCAGCAGCGCAAAAAGCGATTCTCCCCGTTGGCGGGCGGCGCGTAGCTGCTGGTTCAGCTCCGCCCACAGCGCCGGGCACTGCCCGCGGCAACTGGCGTAGGCAAAGCCCAGCAGCAACGGGGCGCCGTGAAAACTTTGCAAAGTTCGTTGCTGTC
Protein-coding regions in this window:
- a CDS encoding SCO family protein, with product MALAISITCCSAVGRAAYCDKRPAAAFSLLDSSGQQRTLQSFHGAPLLLGFAYASCRGQCPALWAELNQQLRAARQRGESLFALLITLNPERDTPAALQSVETGLDPHLRFLRGERSAVERAAMDYHVWHQKNPLRLREPGYQFEHTSTITLIDDQGYIRCAYPDPGALRRQLPDDLQRIKDHDND